The following proteins are encoded in a genomic region of Alnus glutinosa chromosome 8, dhAlnGlut1.1, whole genome shotgun sequence:
- the LOC133876211 gene encoding uncharacterized protein LOC133876211 has product MDGSNLPFVPAYGNIDDEIDDDIFFLLSAIDSSDDDENTKMPQRNLPLRGGMYITYMLNGHPEPCFQMFRMEPPDFIALCFELRERRFIKSTRNLDVEESVSIFLVLTGHCQGQRIAADRFQHSTETINRHYNKVLKALGHLAKVYIKVRHMTGVHPHDCIGAVDGTHIKAQIPAEHQRLYRGRKNECTHNIMAICDFDMLFTFVYAGWEGTANDGRIFKDAVTTDQGFEWPTDGHYYVADSAYPCTRGFLPPYKGERYHLSHFRNRPLPRGYKELFNFRHSSLRMMIENCFARLKRRWRILYDMPKYLLTRQPGIIMACCTLHNFIGTRNPNDQIFNGTDAAEPETSEQPYAYGNNDEAGPSHSGQYDFSSAAGIEMANFREGIAQAMWDNAHGNEDGDN; this is encoded by the exons ATGGACGGATCTAACCTGCCTTTTGTACCCGCATATGGAAATATAGATGATGAAATTGATGACgacattttctttttactgAGTGCGATTGACTCATCAGACGACGATGAAAACACCAAAATGCCGCAACGCAACTTGCCATTACGAGGGGGCATGTACATAACATACATGCTGAACGGTCACCCAGAGCCGTGTTTTCAAATGTTTCGTATGGAGCCACCAGATTTTATagctttgtgttttgagttgagGGAGCGCCGATTCATAAAGAGTACAAGAAACCTTGATGTTGAGGAAAGTGTTTCTATATTTCTTGTGCTTACTGGGCACTGCCAAGGGCAGCGGATCGCTGCAGATCGCTTCCAACACTCCACGGAGACAATAAACCGGCATTATAATAAGGTGTTGAAAGCACTGGGCCATCTGGCCAAGGTCTACATCAAAGTGAGACATATGACTGGGGTGCACCCACAT GATTGTATTGGTGCAGTCGACGGCACACACATAAAGGCCCAAATCCCGGCAGAGCACCAACGCCTCTATCGTGGCCGGAAAAATGAATGCACACATAACATTATGGCAATATGCGATTTTGATATGTTATTCACGTTCGTGTACGCTGGCTGGGAGGGAACCGCGAACGATGGCCGCATTTTCAAGGATGCTGTTACAACTGACCAAGGCTTTGAGTGGCCTACAGATG gGCACTATTATGTGGCTGATTCTGCATACCCATGCACACGAGGTTTCTTGCCTCCGTATAAAGGGGAGAGGTATCATCTCTCCCATTTTCGTAATAGGCCTCTGCCCCGTGGGTACAAGGAACTGTTTAATTTCAGACACTCCTCACTACGAATGATGATTGAGAACTGCTTTGCTAGATTAAAGAGGAGATGGCGTATTTTGTACGATATGCCTAAGTACTTATTGACACGTCAACCTGGCATTATCATGGCATGCTGTACACTGCACAACTTCATCGGGACACGTAATCCAAATGATCAAATATTCAACGGCACTGATGCAGCAGAACCAGAGACGAGTGAGCAGCCTTATGCATATGGCAACAATGATGAGGCAGGCCCCTCGCATTCAGGACAGTATGACTTCTCATCTGCAGCTGGCATTGAAATGGCCAATTTTAGAGAAGGCATTGCACAAGCAATGTGGGATAATGCACATGGAAACGAAGATggagataattaa